The window CCCAACTTTTCTCAATTTGGGTTGATGTTATCCAACCCAAACCCGACCTGGGGACCTTGACGAGCCCCATACATTACACCACCTTCAGGCCTAACCATTTTGACATTCTTTAGATGGATAGTAGAGAAGTGGAATGCTTATTTATTGGGCTAGCCTAGGCCCAACAGGGGTGTTATGGGTTGGGCATGaattttgaaaactgaaaattgtTTTGAAATATATGAGGTGTAATATATTGTGTAACAAAAAAATCGTCTATGCATCAATAATGGAGATTCAACACAATCATCTTAAAGGTGTATCTGATTGGGAAGACATTCACGATGTCACGACATATCAAAAATGAATTTTGGTCTTCCAGACCTTACACCCTTAGGAGAAACTCTCAATGAAACTAGGGTTTTCTCTTTTATGTAGATGAGGGGACCAAGACATGTATTTACAAGAAAAAATGGCTAGAGAAACTTATCCATCACACTTCTCTCCTCGAGAATCTATATACCGTAAGTTTCCATATCTAGCTTTGTTACTCAGCTACTATGACTTGCCTCTTGCTCTGAAGCAGTGCTTCGCGTATTGCTCTATTTTCCCCAAAGATTGGGAGCTAGAAAAGGATACGATAGTTAAGTTATGGATCGCACAAGGCTTCATCGGCTCCGACACAAGTGAAGATATGGAGGAAATTGGTGGGCTGTATTTTGATGATCTATTAAGACGATCATTACTCCAAGATGCAGAAATGGGTAGTAATGGCAGCATATTCAGCtgcaagatgcatgatttagttcatgACCTCGCACAATCTGTTGCAGGAAATGACTGTTTGATTGTGGGGATGACACAGCAGGCCAATCTGAACCTAAACAAGGTCCACCATTCTTTCATCTTCAGTTCATCTATGTTTGAAGTAACTTCAATTTCATCCACCTTTCATAAGGCCGACAAGTTGCGAACATTGCTAGTCTCCCATGGATCAAGAGTTTTTCCTCCTAAATTGGAAATGTCGCTAATGAAACAAGTAAGAATCTCAATTCGTCTCCACAAATTATTTCATCATTTGCAATGCCTTAGGGCATTAGACATGACCGGAGCTAAGATTGTGAAATTGCCTCGAACAGTAGGACAGTTGAAGCATTTGAGATATCTCGATTTGTCTTACTCAAATATCGAAGAGATCTCTGCTCGGTTAATTAATTGCTTAAATTTACAGACCTTGATACTCAATGCCTGTGAATGGCTAAGAAAACTGCCTAGAGAAATGAGAAAAATGATTAGCCTCAGACATCTAGAACTTGAGAGGACCAACAATCTAAGCTACTTACCCAAAGGGATAGGGAGACTAAGTACTCTTCAAACATTAACAAAATTCATTCTGGGTGGCAACCATGGTGTGGATGGATGTGATTTAGGAGAATTGAAACACCTTAACCTCCTTCAGGGAAGCCTTGATATAACCCAATTGCAAAATGTGTCAAGCCAGGAGGAAGCTAGGGAAGCAGAATTGTATAAGAAGAGGCACCTTCATACTCTCTCCTTATACTTCAACTACCCCACATACGGAGAGGAAGTGGGAGATGAAGAGAAGAGGGAGAAGAAGACAGGCCCAGGATTGCCCATATCCCTTCTGTCCGCATTTTTTAACTGACTGATGTGCGACCAGATTAGGTGGTGTGATGATTTGttgatgatgtggggcccaccttgatgtatttgttttatgtccatgcatccatccatttttctagctcattttaggacatgcgagaaaaaattaagcagatccaaagctcaagtggactagacttcaagaaacagtggggataatgacacccaatgttaaaacattcctagggcttactgtaatgtttatttcctatcCATGCCAACATGTTGAAAAGGTCACCCAGTCCTGGATTTTGGAAAAATACAAACATTATCTTGATcctaacttttgtgggccccaagaagtttttaatggtgggtgttcaatcaccactgtttcctatggtgtggtccacttgagcttcagatctgattcatttttggattcatgcctgaatgatctggcaaaacagatgaatggcttagatacaAAACgaaaacatcaggtgggcctgacaGTGCCCAACACATCACTGTGCCACTGCTGGAGGTGGCGATCGACGCCACCTAATCCGCATCCAGTGTCGCAAGCATCGGGTGGCACTCCATGAATTTGTTTTGGTGGGGGCATTTGATGGCACCACGTGaatctctttcttcattttctcttaaTTATTGAGCTGTGTGCTTGTGTATTtggttatttattttctttctttcttttcttttctttttttttttttaatgaattagcTGTCctgtttttattttcattttcatgtgTAATGGatgtaataataatttaatatatcGATCAATGAAGACTTGTTCCTTGTTTTCTGATATCATGTCATTCATGAGAGATCATATCATGGAAACTGTAGTGTTCTATTTCATCAAGAATTAGAAAAATGCATAGAAGAGGTGGGACCTCTCCAGAGATGTAGGAAATCCTTTCAAGTACGTTCACCTTCATCGGATGCTTGTGATCTGAGAGCTTCCATTGTCCACTCATCTAGTATGTCATCTACATTGTAGGCCACGTCCTTGAGCTTTTCCAACCAGATCTTCACCTATTCATTCTTCACTCGCCTAGTTTCAGCATCTTTAAGCACAGCTTGGATGGAGGGAACGTACTTGAaagatatccaaagatcaagtggaccacaccacaagaaacagtgtgaattgaa of the Magnolia sinica isolate HGM2019 chromosome 7, MsV1, whole genome shotgun sequence genome contains:
- the LOC131251957 gene encoding putative disease resistance protein RGA3 gives rise to the protein MARETYPSHFSPRESIYRKFPYLALLLSYYDLPLALKQCFAYCSIFPKDWELEKDTIVKLWIAQGFIGSDTSEDMEEIGGLYFDDLLRRSLLQDAEMGSNGSIFSCKMHDLVHDLAQSVAGNDCLIVGMTQQANLNLNKVHHSFIFSSSMFEVTSISSTFHKADKLRTLLVSHGSRVFPPKLEMSLMKQVRISIRLHKLFHHLQCLRALDMTGAKIVKLPRTVGQLKHLRYLDLSYSNIEEISARLINCLNLQTLILNACEWLRKLPREMRKMISLRHLELERTNNLSYLPKGIGRLSTLQTLTKFILGGNHGVDGCDLGELKHLNLLQGSLDITQLQNVSSQEEAREAELYKKRHLHTLSLYFNYPTYGEEVGDEEKREKKTGPGLPISLLSAFFN